The Cryptococcus deuterogattii R265 chromosome 3, complete sequence genome has a segment encoding these proteins:
- a CDS encoding cytoplasmic protein: protein MKRPLDSTLPISPMNGMPPHPENAPSFIDSLAPKKARYDGLDPSLAGLGHGPIGVPPLSAQRPFGAPGSAPGVGQYNAHAVSSFDGPGSGPVNMGGVNQQQEHGGMNQAQQGATIPGMQQGASFGMMGMGGFGMGFPFNMAMQQNFPGAPIVSPSMNPNTMTGNYGPAAAAAAAAAAGNTTGRTVYVGNLPAEASVDELLNLVRFGPIEAVRLLPEKSCVFISFLDGSTAAAFHADACVKKLALHGQELKIGWGKPSMVHPTVAAAVASSQATRNVFVGNLDPETNEQDLRNELSRFGPIDQVKIVRDKNIGFIHFLSISTAMKVVATLPTEQGWEGKRVNYGKDRCAYVPKAQQDAVRQAQTQAMNAIAAQHQQTTGSPFPPFSPMSAGFSNFPTPGPNAGFASSAFAGNNFSPVAPGFTENGGMNQVGNRTIYLGNIHQDVTLEELCNHIRGGMLQQVRYFPDKHIAFITFVDPVAAMQFHQNAHATGLSIMQRRLKVGWGKHSGPVLPALLQAIQGGASRNVYIGQIADFSLFTEEKLRQDFGEFGEIDMINFLNEKGVAFVNFTSIQSAQKAIEGIKLKPEYSTLRISYGKDRCANPPRTTAGRPQMPPAHESDPAIQIDSSVVEPELYDENDAMLSYE from the exons ATGAAA CGACCTTTGGATTCCACATTGCCCATCTCCCCCATGAACGGTATGCCACCCCACCCCGAAAACGCTCCCTCTTTTATCGATTCTCTTGCCCCTAAAAAGGCTCGATACGACGGTTTGGACCCATCACTTGCTGGACTCGGCCACGGTCCTATTGGCGTTCCCCCATTATCTGCTCAAAGGCCATTTGGCGCTCCTGGTTCGGCTCCCGGTGTCGGGCAGTACAACGCCCATGCAGTTTCCTCATTCGATGGCCCAGGGTCTGGTCCTGTCAACATGGGTGGAGTGAACCAGCAACAAGAGCATGGCGGGATGAACCAAGCGCAGCAAGGAGCAACTATCCCGGGGATGCAGCAAGGAGCGTCTTTTGGTATGATGGGTATGGGCGGATTTGGTATGGGTTTCCCTTTCAACATGGCAATG CAACAAAATTTCCCTGGTGCGCCTATCGTATCACCGTCCATGAATCCCAATACTATGACTGGTAACTACGgacctgctgctgcagctgcagcgGCCGCTGCCGCTGGTAATACGACAGGAAGAACGGTGTATGTCGGTAATCTTCCTGCCGAGGCCTCCGTCGACGAACTTCTCAACCTTGTTCGATTTGGCCCCATTGAGGCTGTTCGTCTCCTGCCTGAAAAGTCCTgtgtcttcatctcctttctcGACGGTTCTACCGCAGCTGCCTTCCACGCTGACGCTTGCGTCAAGAAGCTTGCTCTCCACGGACAAGAACTCAAAATCGGATGGGGTAAGCCCTCCATGGTGCATCCTACCGTTGCGGCGGCTGTCGCAAGCAGTCAGGCGACCAGAAATGTGTTTGTTGGTAACCTAGACCCGGAGACAAATGAGCAGGACTTGAGGAATGAATTGAGCAGGTTTGGACCTATCGACCAAGTCAAGATTGTGCGGGACAAGAACATTGGTTTCATTCACTTCTTGAGTATCTCCACGGCTATGAAA GTTGTCGCAACGTTGCCTACTGagcaaggatgggaaggcAAGAGGGTCAACTACGGCAAGGATCGATGTGCCTACGTTCCTAAAGCCCAACAGGATGCTGTTCGACAAGCTCAGACCCAGGCGATGAACGCTATCGCCGCTCAGCATCAACAGACTACCGGTTCacccttccctccattcTCCCCTATGTCTGCTGGATTCAGTAATTTCCCTACTCCTGGGCCTAACGCTGGCTTTGCTTCGTCTGCTTTCGCTGGTAACAACTTTTCTCCTGTGGCTCCCGGGTTTACTGAAAACGGTGGGATGAACCAGGTTGGGAACAGAACTATCTACTTGGGTAACATCCATCAAGACGTTACTCTTGAGGAACTGTGTAACCACATCCGAGGAGGCATGTTACAACAAGTCAGATACTTTCCGGACAAGCACATTGCT TTCATCACATTTGTTGATCCCGTTGCCGCCATGCAATTCCACCAAAACGCTCACGCGACTGGTCTTTCGATCATGCAGCGCCGTCTGAAGGTCGGATGGGGCAAGCATTCTGGTCCTGTCCTTCCTGCGTTGTTGCAGGCTATTCAGGGCGGAGCTAGCAGGAATGTGTATATCGGACAGATTGCGGACTTTTCGTTGTTCACCGAAGAGAAATTGAGGCAGGACTTTGGAGAATTTGGTG AGATCGATATGATCAACTTTTTGAATGAGAAGGGTGTGGCGTTCGTCAACTT TACGTCTATCCAATCCGCTCAGAAGGCCATTGAGGgcatcaagctcaagccTGAATACTCTACTCTTCGAATTTCATATGGTAAGGACAGGTGTGCAAACCCTCCTAGGACTAC TGCCGGACGACCACAGATGCCCCCCGCGCACGAGTCTGACCCCGCCATCCAAATTGATAGCTCCGTCGTTGAACCAGAGCTTTATGACGAAAATGACGCTATGCTTAGCTACGAATAG
- a CDS encoding 60S ribosomal protein L37a has translation MTKRTKKVGVTGKYGTRYGASLRKTVKKMEITQHARYSCPNCGKIAVKRTNVGIWACKGCNKSYAGGAYTFGTPSAATVRSTIRRLREVAEV, from the exons ATG ACCAAGCGAACAAAGAAGGTCGGTGTCACCGGTAAATACGGTACCCGTTACGGTGCCTCCCTCAGGAAGAC cgtcaagaagatggaaatcACCCAGCACGCTCGATACTCTTGCCCCAACTGTGGCAAG ATCGCCGTCAAGCGAACCAACGTTGGTATCTGGGCTTGCAAGGGCTGCAACAAGTCTTACGCCGGTGGTGCCTACACCTTCGGTACTCCTTCTGCCGCTACCGTCCGATCTACCATTAGGCGATTGAGGGAGGTTGCTGAGGTTTAA
- a CDS encoding pumilio 2: MATQVTDYDGNDVASQMSSLNITENHYASIQQPQPPSHSQSPVTSTYPNVSTPPARGLAYSAYTGEQQGYPYYSASAGVDQFGGQMGPPVTYPYGAPVELLSHSAPITFVGRSGGGEVYGNQQDHSQGHQQQQGPQANGTPGRQSHRPSHAQTLQQSAQYFGYSDQRQYWMPHQQIFLQKNESKKEYQTRSAQGPMNRISQNPGSNFHQDFNPALRGNFHGQSNLSLHAIQTGQYGLHPAPHFVALTGFPPQFPSQYLGRSSSARKFDDTGVVRSALLEDFRLNKLKKWELNDIFGHIVEFAGDQHGSRFIQQKLEIATPEDRQKLFDEIYPNAYQLMTDVFGNYVTQKMFEHGDQLQKAALAKKMDGRVLQLSMQMYGCRVVQKALDHLLNEQRAKIVAELEPHILECVKSSNANHVVQRMINIGPPQSIPDSFIGHVEELAKHPYGCRVLQKTFENLDDKMKRSLLDEMHECVIPLTEDQFGNYVIQSVITVGEPEDRNKIISQLKGRIATLARHKFASNVVEKALIHADPADRRVLINELIDIQPDGTNQVGMLLRDAYANFPLQTGLFAAEPTQREELLEIVLPLLPPLRHTPVGKRIEGRLAQMEDGGAISSVMMCKTLSTSTANTDTNAALSMSRTASSSTVPTSPELSTIHTPNKSPEKDNTGGW; this comes from the exons ATGGCTACGCAGGTCACCGACTATGACGGCAACGACGTTGCTTCTCAAATGTCCAGTCTGAACATTACGGAAAACCATTACGCTTCAATTCAGCAACCCCAGCCACCATCCCATTCACAAAGTCCTGTGACGAGTACTTACCCAAATGTGTCGACTCCGCCTGCACGTGGCTTAGCCTATTCTGCGTACACCGGCGAACAGCAAGGATATCCTTACTACAGCGCCTCTGCAGGTGTTGACCAATTCGGCGGACAGATGGGCCCTCCTGTTACCTACCCTTATGGAGCTCCTGTCGAGCTGCTTTCTCATTCGGCTCCCATAACCTTCGTTGGGCGTTCTGGAGGCGGCGAAGTTTATGGTAACCAGCAAGACCATAGTCAGGGtcatcagcaacagcaaggCCCTCAAGCCAACGGTACACCTGGGCGACAGTCTCACCGACCGTCTCATGCGCAGACGCTGCAGCAGAGTGCTCAATACTTTGGTTACTCTGACCAAAGGCAATATTGGATGCCTCATCAACAAATATTCTTACAGAAAAATGAAAGCAAAAAAGAg TATCAGACTCGTTCTGCTCAAGGTCCCATGAACCGCATTTCTCAAAATCCTGGCTCCAATTTCCATCAAGACTTCAATCCTGCTCTCCGAGGCAATTTCCATGGACAGAGCAACTTGTCTCTCCATGCCATACAAACTGGCCAGTATGGCTTGCATCCTGCCCCTCATTTTGTTGCCCTCACCGGTTTCCCTCCTCAGTTTCCTTCGCAGTATCTGGGTAGGTCCTCGTCGGCGAGGAAATTTGACGACACCGGAGTGGTTAGAAGTGCGTTATTGGAAGATTTCAGGTTAAACAAGCTCAAGAAATGGGAACTGAAT GACATCTTCGGGCATATTGTCGAATTCGCCGGCGACCAGCATGGTTCTCGATTTATCCAGCAGAAGCTCGAAATCGCTACTCCAGAAGATCGTCAAAAACTATTTGATGAGATTTACCCCAACGCCTACCAGCTCATGACCGACGTTTTTGGGAACTATGTTACTCAGAAAATGTTTGAACATGGTGACCAGCTCCAGAAGGCTGCactggcgaagaagatggatggacGCGTCTTGCAACTATCAATGCAGATGTACGGATGCCGA GTCGTACAAAAGGCACTTGATCATCTCTTGAACGAGCAGAGGGCCAAGATTGTCGCAGAGCTTGAGCCACACATTCTCGAGTGCGTCAAGTCTAGCAATGCCAATCACGTTGTGCAG CGTATGATCAACATTGGTCCTCCCCAGTCTATTCCAGACTCCTTTATTGGACATGTGGAGGAGCTCGCCAAACATCCATACGGTTGCCGCGTCTTGCAAAAGACATTCGAGAACCTTGACGacaagatgaaaagatcCTTGTTGGACGAAATGCACGAGTGTGTGATTCCACTGACTGAAGACCAGTTTGGAA ACTATGTCATTCAGAGTGTTATCACTGTGGGGGAGCCCGAGGACAGGAACAAGATTATTAGCCAGCTCAAAGGTCGCATCGCTACTC TCGCTCGACACAAGTTTGCCTCCAATGTCGTTGAAAAGGCCCTCATTCACGCCGATCCTGCTGATCGGCGGGTCCTTATCAATGAACTCATCGACATACAGCCTGATGGGACGAACCAAGTCGGCATGCTTCTACGCGACGCCTATGCCAATTTCCCTCTCCAAACAGGCTTGTTCGCCGCTGAGCCTACGCAACGCGAAGAGCTTCTTGAAAttgtccttcctcttctccctcctctccgccACACTCCTGTCGGAAAGCGCATCGAAGGTCGTCTTGCCCAGATGGAGGACGGGGGCGCAATCTCTTCGGTGATGATGTGCAAGACTCTCTCAACTAGCACGGCCAACACCGATACCAACGCCGCTTTGTCCATGAGTCGAACTGCTAGCAGCTCAACTGTGCCAACCTCGCCTGAGTTGAGCACAATTCACACTCCTAACAAATCACCTGAAAAGGATAATACTggagggtggtga
- a CDS encoding 40S ribosomal protein S1, producing MAVGKNKRLSKGKKGIKKKVVDPFSRKEWYDIKAPSFFENRNAGKTLVNRTQGLKNANDSLKGRVLELSLADLNNDQEQSFRKIKLRVEEVAGKNCLTSFYGMDFTTDKLRSIVRKWQSLVEAHVDVKTTDGYVLRLFAIGFTKRQSNQVKKTTYAQSSQLKEIRAKMVEIMRREAEGSDLKELVQKFVPESIGREIEKAAKGIYPLHNVYVRKAKIVKTPKIDMSKLLESHGEAMDANTGSKVVKSGEFVEPEILESV from the exons ATGGCTGTCGGCAAGAACAAGAGGCTttcaaagggaaagaagggaatcaagaagaaggtcgtCGACCCCTTCTCCAGGAAGG AGTGGTACGACATCAAGgccccctccttcttcgagAACCGAAACGCCGGGAAGACTCTTGTCAACCGAACCCAGGGTCTCA AGAACGCCAACGACTCTTTGAAGGGCCGAGTCCTCGAGCTTTCTCTCGCCGACCTTAACAACGATCAGGAGCAGTCTTTCAGGAAGATCAAGCTTagggttgaggaggttgCT GGCAAGAACTGCCTCACCTCTTTCTACGGCATGGACTTCACCACCGACAAGCTCCGATCCATTGTCCGAAAATGGCAATCCCTCGTTGAGGCTCACGTTGACGTCAAGACTACCGACGGCTACGTTCTCCGACTCTTCGCTATTGGTTTCACCAAGCGTCAATCCAACCAGGTCAAGAAGACCACCTACGCTCAGTCTTCCCAACTCAAGGAGATCAGGGCCAAGATGGTTGAGATTATGCGACGTGAGGCTGAGGGTAGCGACTTGAAGGAGTTGGTCCAGAAGTTTGTTCCGGAGTCTATCGGCagggagattgagaaggcCGCCAAGGGCATCTACCCCCTCCACAACGTCTACGTCCGAAAGGCTAAGATCGTCAAGACCCCCAAGATCGACATGTCTAAGCTCCTCGAATCACACGGTGAGGCCATGGAC GCCAACACTGGCTCCAAGGTTGTTAAGAGCGGTGAATTCGTCGAGCCCGAGATCCTCGAGTCCGTCTAA
- a CDS encoding GTP cyclohydrolase I yields MTGNARSPPTSSILSDSLAAGVSPVAAAGVNVVEGGNSTSASSGAKGLRASGAYPQPQRPWPADKGLSRPNPATGRVSFPSAPQYARQAREGYGFRPKSGQTTPSTSAEASLTYPFPSNSSSRVPRPREDDDDLDHRPDGKSMEELRGEVREELDKQGLVQAAKGVVEPHQGISGIADEEGLGWPAKSTHLRLHSTPEEKSANMELLTSALRTVLECIGEDPDREGLQRTPERYAKALLWMTKGYEERLVDVINDAVFAEDHDEMVIVRDIEVFSLCEHHLVPFTGKISIGYIPSKLVLGLSKLARIAETFSRRLQVQERLTKQVALAVEEAIRPRGVAVVMEASHMCMSMRGVQKPGATTVTSTMLGCFRQQQKTREEFLTLIRTPSAARH; encoded by the exons ATGACAGGCAACGCTCGTTCACCGCCCACTAGCTCTATCCTTTCCGACTCACTTGCCGCTGGTGTTTCTCCCGTGGCCGCGGCGGGCGTAAACGTCGTCGAAGGCGGCAACAGTACATCTGCATCAAGTGGAGCCAAAGGTCTGAGGGCTAGCGGAGCTTACCCTCAACCCCAACGTCCTTGGCCCGCTGACAAGGGCCTCTCCCGACCTAACCCTGCTACTGGTAGGGtatccttcccttctgctCCCCAGTACGCTCGTCAGGCGCGTGAAGGCTACGGTTTCCGCCCCAAGTCTGGTCAGACTACGCCTAGCACCAGTGCGGAAGCTAGCTTGACTTATCCTTTCCCTAGTAACAGCTCTTCTAGGGTACCAAGGCCcagagaggatgatgatgatcttGATCACAGACCGGATGGGAAGTCGATGGAGGAGTTGAGGGGTGAGGTTAGGGAAGAATTGGATAAACAGGGTTTGGTGCAGGCTGCCAAGGGGGTTGTTGAACCTCACCAGGGGATCTCTGGAATTgccgatgaagagggtCTCGGCTGGCCTG CCAAGTCTACACATCTCCGTCTGCACTCCACTCCCGAAGAGAAGTCCGCCAACATGGAGCTCCTCACCTCTGCTCTCCGAACCGTGCTCGAATGCATTGGCGAGGACCCTGACAGGGAAGGATTGCAGCGCACCCCAGAGAGATATGCCAAGGCCTTGTTGTGGATGACCAAGGGTTACGAGGAGAGGCTCGTAGATGTGATCAACGATGCGGTCTTTGCCGAGGACCACGATGAGATGGTTATCGTGAGGGATATTGAGGTGTTCAGTCTTTGCGAGCACCATTTGGTTCCTTTCACTGGAAAG ATTTCCATTGGCTATATCCCCAGCAAGCTTGTTCTGGGTCTTTCCAAGCTCGCTCGTATCGCCGAAACTTTCTCTCGTCGTCTTCAAGTTCAAGAACGTCTTACAAAGCAGGTCGCCCTTGCTGTTGAAGAGGCTATTCGCCCTCGAGGTGTCGCTGTTGTGATGGAGGCTTC GCACATGTGCATGTCTATGAGAGGTGTCCAGAAGCCTGGCGCAACCACTGTGACCAGCACCATGTTGGGATGCTTTAGGCAGCAACAGAAGACgcgagaagag TTCTTGACTCTCATCCGTACACCCAGTGCTGCCAGGCACTAG
- a CDS encoding aminopeptidase 2: MLSRGLARSQNIQRSLISRNLSQLASPLALRATALSNSTKPSNKNSSLQSYRRNLCFCRHDNNMSDIPSVLGGTVAAGAQDDYRLPTTVYPNHYDIVIKTDLLSSPPTFTGEALITLDVNSSTSELVFHLNKELSITHIAISTSDLKTTSSLVIPKEELKLDEEKERATISLAKLPGGGLKEGTKDVKVFFKFESELHATMFGYYRSEGDADENGKKPIYGLTQFEATAARKAFPCWDEPLIKSKFSLSMISRNGNTNLSNMPEISTKPWKAPSNASIEQVFSSSYELGSLLGGPSSFAKTEGKIEGKTEGKTEGKTEGKTESSAGSDDWHITKFETSPLMSTYLVAYASGEFASLESEHKSKLTGKTVPLKIFATKDQIKQAQFALDIKKWALPIYEEIFDIPYALPKLDTLVAHDFDAGAMENWGLITGRTTAYLYDPEKSPLSAKKRVATVQCHELAHMWFGDIVTMKWWDNLWLNEAFATLMGELIIPERVWPEWNPRSQFLRTHLQSALELDSQRSSHPIEVECPDSNQIAQIFDSISYSKGASVLRMLAGVVGEEKFLKGVSLYLKKHVYNNAETKDLWEGISEASGLDVAKIMANWTLTTGFPVIKVDESADGKITVTQNRFLSTGDVKPEEDETLWYVPLEIATLDNGKVSVDHSAILQERSSTFTVANADAFKLNASTIGVYRVAYSPERLTKLGKQASSFTVEDRVGLVSDAATLARAGHGKTSGSLNLIHELGAAETEFLPWSQIGSALGRLSSAWWEQPEDVRDAINKLRVKLFKPLVKKLGFENAKDDAPDVKELRELVVATAAAAKDPEVIQGMKDRFQPFLEKNDDSCIPPDLQRSIFMTVVEHGGEAEYEKVLEVFHKPSNPSTKVDAMYALCSAKDEGLLDRTFAMLEKHVKDQDLYIFFAGFGSNRYARRKVGNYFKANYDSLIKRYPDGNGLNYLVKGSFASLSSRKDLEDVKAFFETKDIRKFKLAVAQTCDSIQAAADWIERDSKDVENWLKENQFL; the protein is encoded by the exons atgctCTCTCGCGGTCTCGCAAGGAGTCAGAACATCCAACGCAGTCTTATATCGCGCAACTTATCCCAACTTGCAAGCCCACTCGCTCTCCGCGCTACTGCTCTCTCC AACTCCACTAAACCTTCAAACAAGaactcttctcttcagtCTTACAGAAGGAACCTTTGTTTCTGTCGACACGATAACAACATGTCTGATATCCCTTCTGTCCTTGGCGGTACTGTCGCTGCTGGTGCGCAGGATGATTACCGATTGCCCACGACTGTCTACCCCAAT CACTATGACATTGTGATCAAGACCGacctcctttcctcccctcccacCTTCACCGGTGAAGCCCTTATCACCCTCGATGTCAactcttccacttctgaACTTGTATTCCACCTCAACAAGGAGTTGTCCATCACACACATTGCCATTTCCACTTCTGACCTCAAGactacttcttctttggtcATCCCCAAAGAAGAGCTCAAgcttgatgaagaaaaagaaagggcgACTATTTCTCTTGCCAAGTTGCCCGGCGGTGGTTTGAAGGAAGGTACCAAGGACGTCAAGGTGTTCTTCAAGTTCGAATCCGAGTTGCACGCCACCATGTTCGGTTACTACAGGAGCGAAGGCGATGCCGACGagaatggcaagaagcCAAT TTACGGTTTGACCCAGTTCGAAGCCACTGCTGCACGAAAGGCCTTCCCATGCTGGGACGAGCCCCTCATCAAATCGAAgttctccctctccatgATCTCCCGTAATGGCAACACCAATCTCTCCAACATGCCCGAAATCTCCACGAAACCCTGGAAGGCTCCTTCCAACGCTTCTATTGAGCAGgtcttctccagctcttACGAGCTTGGTTCCCTCCTTGGAGGCCCCAGCTCCTTTGCCAAGACTGAGGGTAAGATCGAGGGTAAGACTGAAGGCAAGACTGAAGGCAAGACCGAGGGTAAGACCGAGTCTTCTGCCGGGTCAGACGATTGGCATATCACCAAGTTTGAGACTTCCCCCCTCATGAGCACTTACCTCGTCGCTTACGCTTCTGGAGAGTTTGCTTCTCTCGAGAGTGAGCACAAGAGCAAGCTTACCGGTAAGACTGTGCCGCTCAAGATCTTTGCCACCAAAGACCAGATCAAGCAGGCGCAGTTTGCTCTTGACATCAAGAAATGGGCTTTGCCCATCTACGAGGAGATCTTTGACATCCCCTATGCCCTTCCCAAGCTTGACACCCTTGTCGCCCACGATTTTGACGCTGGAGCGATGGAGAACTGGGGTCTGATCACCGGTCGAACCACTGCCTATCTCTACGACCCCGAAAAGTCTCCCCTCTCCGCCAAGAAGCGTGTCGCCACTGTCCAGTGCCATGAACTTGCTCACATGTGGTTCGGTGACATTGTCACTATGAAGTGGTGGGACAACCTTTGGTTGAACGAGGCTTTCGCTACTCTTATGGGTGAACTCATCATTCCTGAACGTGTTTGGCCCGAATGGAACCCTCGATCGCAGTTCCTCAGGACTCATCTCCAAAGTGCTCTCGAACTTGATTCTCAGAGGTCTTCTCACCCTATCGAGGTTGAGTGCCCCGACTCCAACCAGATTGCTCAGATCTTTGACTCTATCTCTTACTCGAAGGGTGCTTCCGTGTTGAGGATGCTTGCTGGTGTGGTTGGTGAGGAAAAGTTCTTGAAGGGTGTTTCTCTCTACCTCAAGAAGCACGTCTACAATAATGCCGAGACCAAGGACTTGTGGGAAGGTATCTCTGAGGCTTCCGGACTGGACGTTGCCAAAATCATGGCCAATTGGACTCTCACAACTGGTTTCCCTGTCATCAAAGTCGACGAATCTGCTGATGGCAAGATCACCGTCACTCAGAACCGATTCCTTTCCACTGGGGACGTCAAGcctgaagaggacgagacTCTCTGGTACGTCCCTCTTGAGATTGCCACTCTCGACAACGGCAAGGTCTCTGTCGACCACTCGGCCATTTTGCAAGAACGATCTTCTACATTTACCGTTGCCAACGCCGACGccttcaagctcaacgCCTCCACCATCGGTGTCTACCGCGTCGCCTACTCTCCCGAAAGGCTCACCAAACTCGGAAAACAGGCTTCCAGCTTCACCGTTGAAGACCGAGTCGGCCTTGTGTCTGACGCTGCTACCCTCGCTCGAGCGGGCCATGGAAAGACTAGCGGttctctcaatctcatccacgAACTCGGTGCGGCCGAGACTGAGTTCTTGCCGTGGTCGCAGATCGGTTCCGCGCTCGGCAGGCTTTCTTCCGCGTGGTGGGAACAGCCAGAGGACGTGCGCGATGCGATCAACAAGCTTAGAgtcaagctcttcaagccGCTTGTCAAGAAGCTAGGGTTCGAGAATGCCAAGGACGACGCTCCCGACGTCAAGGAATTGCGAGAGTTGGTGGTGGCTACCGCTGCCGCGGCTAAAGACCCCGAGGTGATCCAGGGGATGAAGGACCGTTTCCAGCCCTTCCTcgagaagaatgatgacTCTTGTATCCCTCCTGACCTCCAGAGGAGTATCTTTATGACTGTCGTCGAGCACGGTGGAGAGGCCGAGTATGAAAAGGTTCTCGAAGTGTTCCACAAGCCTTCCAACCCTAGTACCAAGGTCGATGCCATGTACGCGCTTTGTTCCGCCAAGGACGAGGGATTGTTGGACAGGACTTTTGCCATGTTGGAAAAGCATGTCAAGGATCAGGATCtttacatcttcttc GCCGGTTTTGGTAGCAACAGGTACGCCCGAAGGAAGGTTGGCAACTACTTCAAGGCCAACTACGACTCT CTCATCAAGCGTTACCCTGACGGCAACGGCCTGAACTACCTCGTCAAGGGTTCCTTTGCTTCACTCTCTAGCCGAAAGGACTTGGAGGACGTCAAGGCGTTCTTCGAGACCAAGG ATATCCGCAAGTTCAAGCTTGCCGTCGCTCAGACTTGCGACTCTATccaagctgctgctgattgGATTGAGAGGGATTCCAAGGACGTGGAAAAC TGGCTCAAGGAGAACCAGTTCCTCTAA